A stretch of Camelina sativa cultivar DH55 chromosome 18, Cs, whole genome shotgun sequence DNA encodes these proteins:
- the LOC104760489 gene encoding DNA polymerase eta-like isoform X5 → MPVARPETSDARVIAHVDMDCFYVQVEQRKQPELRGLPTAVVQYNEWQGGGLIAVSYEARKCGVKRSMRGDEAKAACPEIQLVQVPVARGKADLNLYRSAGSEVVSILAQSGKCERASIDEVYLDLTDAAESMLADAPPESLELMDEEVLKSHILGLSRKDGDDFEESVRDWICRKDADRRDKLLSCGIILVAELRKQVLKETEFTCSAGIAHNKMLAKLASGMNKPAQQTVVPYAAVQELLSSLPIKKMKQLGGKLGTSLQTDLGVDTVGDLLQFSETKLQEHYGINTGTWLWNIARGISGEEVQGRLLPKSHGSGKTFPGPRALKSLSNVQHWLNQLSEELSERLSSDLEQNKRIASTLTLHASAFRSRDSDSHKKFPSKSCPLRYGVTKIQEDAFNLFQAALREYMGPFGSKPQGNKQETWRITGLSVSASKIVDIPSGTSSIMRYFQSQSTVPSRSADGCVQDHVVTPSASEGCSEQISTETQAVIPEEDTGVTYTFPNFETPDKDVDLVSEKDVVSCPSSEATDVPTQLESNRTSQTKRTGRKINNPKEKNRGMPSIVDIFKNYNASPPTKQETQEDSTVSPSTSKRANFSNSSHSSEVTQESEERRQQIDWGYKIDEIDQSVLNELPVEIQRELRRFLHPNKRLNTNSKSKGDGSTSSIAHYFPPLNR, encoded by the exons ATGCCGGTAGCGAGACCGGAGACATCGGATGCTAGGGTTATCGCTCATGTCGACATGGATTGCTTCTACGttcaag TGGAGCAAAGGAAGCAACCAGAGTTGAGAGGACTTCCTACTGCAGTTGTACAGTACAACGAATGGCAAGGTGGTGGTTTGATTGCTGTTAGTTATGAAGCACGTAAATGTGGCGTAAAGCG GTCAATGAGAGGTGATGAGGCTAAGGCTGCTTGCCCTGAAATTCAATTGGTTCAAGTTCCTGTTGCTCGTGGTAAAGCTGACCTGAATTTATATCGCAGTGCGGGTTCTGAG GTGGTTTCGATTCTAGCACAAAGCGGTAAATGTGAAAGGGCTTCTATTGATGAAGTGTATCTTGACCTCACTGATGCAGCAGAAAGCATGCTTGCTGATGCACCTCCAGAGAGTTTGGAATTGATGGACGAAGAAGTTCTTAAATCCCATATTCTTGGATTAAGCAGAAAG GATGGAGATGATTTCGAGGAGAGTGTCCGTGATTGGATATGTCGAAAAGATGCTGATCGTCGTGACAAGTTATTAAGTTGTGGGATTATTCTTGTTGCAGAACTCCGGAAACAGGTGCTTAAGGAGACTGAGTTTACTTGTTCTGCTGGAATAGCCCATAACAAG ATGCTAGCTAAACTTGCTAGTGGGATGAATAAACCTGCCCAGCAAACCGTTGTACCATATGCAGCTGTGCAGGAACTTCTCAGTTCCTTGCCAATAAAGAAAAT GAAACAGCTGGGAGGAAAGCTGGGCACTAGCTTGCAAACTGATCTGGGAGTTGACACTGTGGGGGACTTGTTGCAATTTTCTGAAACAAAGCTGCAAGAACATTATGGAATAAATACGGG TACATGGTTATGGAATATCGCAAGAGGGATCAGTGGAGAAGAAGTGCAAGGTCGCCTTCTCCCCAAAAGTCATGGTTCAGGAAAGACATTTCCCGGACCTCGTGCTTTGAAGTCACTCTCAAAT GTTCAGCATTGGCTGAATCAGCTTTCCGAAGAACTAAGCGAGCGCCTCAGTTCTGACTTGGAGCAGAATAAGCGGATTGCGAGTACCCTTACCCTTCATGCTAGCGCTTTCAGA TCAAGGGATTCAGATTCTCATAAGAAATTTCCTTCAAAATCATGTCCGCTGAGATATGGAGTGACCAAGATCCAAGAAGATGCATTTAATCTGTTCCAAGCTGCCTTACGTGAGTACATGGGACCTTTCGGGAGCAAACCCCAAGGAAATAAGCAAGAGACATGGAGAATAACAGGCCTTTCTGTTTCTGCAAGTAAAATTGTTGATATACCATCT GGAACAAGCTCGATCATGAGATATTTTCAAAGTCAATCTACTGTTCCTTCTCGTTCAGCAGATGGTTGTGTTCAAGATCATGTGGTGACTCCTTCAG CTAGTGAAGGTTGTTCAGAACAGATATCAACAGAAACCCAAGCAGTAATACCTGAGGAAGACACCGGTGTAACTTATACTTTTCCTAATTTTGAAACTCCAGATAAAGACGTCGATTTAGTCTCTGAAAAG GACGTTGTCTCTTGTCCATCAAGTGAAGCAACGGATGTTCCTACCCAATTAGAATCAAACAGAACCTCACAAACAAAGAGAACTGGGCGGAAGATAAACAACCCGAAAGAAAAGAATCGA GGAATGCCATCAATTGTCGATATTTTCAAGAATTACAATGCAAGTCCTCCAACGAAGCAAGAGACTCAAGAAGATTCCACAGTGTCCCCCTCAACCAGTAAAAGAGCCAACTTCAGTAACAGCAGCCATAGTAGTGAAGTGACTCAAGAAtcagaagagagaagacaacAAATAGATTGGGGCTACAAGATCGATGAAATCGATCAATCAGTTTTGAATGAATTACCAGTTGAGATTCAAAGAGAACTCAGGAGATTCCTACACCCTAATAAGCGGCTTAACACCAATAGTAAAAGCAAAGGTGATGGTTCTACTTCAAGCATTGCTCATTATTTCCCACCACTGAATAGATAG
- the LOC104760489 gene encoding DNA polymerase eta-like isoform X4, producing MPLARPETSDARVIAHVDMDCFYVQVEQRKQPELRGLPTAVVQYNEWQGGGLIAVSYEARKCGVKRSMRGDEAKAACPEIQLVQVPVARGKADLNLYRSAGSEVVSILAQSGKCERASIDEVYLDLTDAAESMLADAPPESLELMDEEVLKSHILGLSRKDGDDFEESVRDWICRKDADRRDKLLSCGIILVAELRKQVLKETEFTCSAGIAHNKMLAKLASGMNKPAQQTVVPYAAVQELLSSLPIKKMKQLGGKLGTSLQTDLGVDTVGDLLQFSETKLQEHYGINTGTWLWNIARGISGEEVQGRLLPKSHGSGKTFPGPRALKSLSNVQHWLNQLSEELSERLSSDLEQNKRIASTLTLHASAFRSRDSDSHKKFPSKSCPLRYGVTKIQEDAFNLFQAALREYMGPFGSKPQGNKQETWRITGLSVSASKIVDIPSGTSSIMRYFQSQSTVPSRSADGCVQDHVVTPSASEGCSEQISTETQAVIPEEDTGVTYTFPNFETPDKDVDLVSEKDVVSCPSSEATDVPTQLESNRTSQTKRTGRKINNPKEKNRGMPSIVDIFKNYNASPPTKQETQEDSTVSPSTSKRANFSNSSHSSEVTQESEERRQQIDWGYKIDEIDQSVLNELPVEIQRELRRFLHPNKRLNTNSKSKGDGSTSSIAHYFPPLNR from the exons ATGCCGCTAGCCAGACCGGAGACATCGGATGCTAGGGTTATCGCTCATGTGGACATGGATTGCTTCTACGTTCAAG TGGAGCAAAGGAAGCAACCAGAGTTGAGAGGACTTCCTACTGCAGTTGTACAGTACAACGAATGGCAAGGTGGTGGTTTGATTGCTGTTAGTTATGAAGCACGTAAATGTGGCGTAAAGCG GTCAATGAGAGGTGATGAGGCTAAGGCTGCTTGCCCTGAAATTCAATTGGTTCAAGTTCCTGTTGCTCGTGGTAAAGCTGACCTGAATTTATATCGCAGTGCGGGTTCTGAG GTGGTTTCGATTCTAGCACAAAGCGGTAAATGTGAAAGGGCTTCTATTGATGAAGTGTATCTTGACCTCACTGATGCAGCAGAAAGCATGCTTGCTGATGCACCTCCAGAGAGTTTGGAATTGATGGACGAAGAAGTTCTTAAATCCCATATTCTTGGATTAAGCAGAAAG GATGGAGATGATTTCGAGGAGAGTGTCCGTGATTGGATATGTCGAAAAGATGCTGATCGTCGTGACAAGTTATTAAGTTGTGGGATTATTCTTGTTGCAGAACTCCGGAAACAGGTGCTTAAGGAGACTGAGTTTACTTGTTCTGCTGGAATAGCCCATAACAAG ATGCTAGCTAAACTTGCTAGTGGGATGAATAAACCTGCCCAGCAAACCGTTGTACCATATGCAGCTGTGCAGGAACTTCTCAGTTCCTTGCCAATAAAGAAAAT GAAACAGCTGGGAGGAAAGCTGGGCACTAGCTTGCAAACTGATCTGGGAGTTGACACTGTGGGGGACTTGTTGCAATTTTCTGAAACAAAGCTGCAAGAACATTATGGAATAAATACGGG TACATGGTTATGGAATATCGCAAGAGGGATCAGTGGAGAAGAAGTGCAAGGTCGCCTTCTCCCCAAAAGTCATGGTTCAGGAAAGACATTTCCCGGACCTCGTGCTTTGAAGTCACTCTCAAAT GTTCAGCATTGGCTGAATCAGCTTTCCGAAGAACTAAGCGAGCGCCTCAGTTCTGACTTGGAGCAGAATAAGCGGATTGCGAGTACCCTTACCCTTCATGCTAGCGCTTTCAGA TCAAGGGATTCAGATTCTCATAAGAAATTTCCTTCAAAATCATGTCCGCTGAGATATGGAGTGACCAAGATCCAAGAAGATGCATTTAATCTGTTCCAAGCTGCCTTACGTGAGTACATGGGACCTTTCGGGAGCAAACCCCAAGGAAATAAGCAAGAGACATGGAGAATAACAGGCCTTTCTGTTTCTGCAAGTAAAATTGTTGATATACCATCT GGAACAAGCTCGATCATGAGATATTTTCAAAGTCAATCTACTGTTCCTTCTCGTTCAGCAGATGGTTGTGTTCAAGATCATGTGGTGACTCCTTCAG CTAGTGAAGGTTGTTCAGAACAGATATCAACAGAAACCCAAGCAGTAATACCTGAGGAAGACACCGGTGTAACTTATACTTTTCCTAATTTTGAAACTCCAGATAAAGACGTCGATTTAGTCTCTGAAAAG GACGTTGTCTCTTGTCCATCAAGTGAAGCAACGGATGTTCCTACCCAATTAGAATCAAACAGAACCTCACAAACAAAGAGAACTGGGCGGAAGATAAACAACCCGAAAGAAAAGAATCGA GGAATGCCATCAATTGTCGATATTTTCAAGAATTACAATGCAAGTCCTCCAACGAAGCAAGAGACTCAAGAAGATTCCACAGTGTCCCCCTCAACCAGTAAAAGAGCCAACTTCAGTAACAGCAGCCATAGTAGTGAAGTGACTCAAGAAtcagaagagagaagacaacAAATAGATTGGGGCTACAAGATCGATGAAATCGATCAATCAGTTTTGAATGAATTACCAGTTGAGATTCAAAGAGAACTCAGGAGATTCCTACACCCTAATAAGCGGCTTAACACCAATAGTAAAAGCAAAGGTGATGGTTCTACTTCAAGCATTGCTCATTATTTCCCACCACTGAATAGATAG
- the LOC104760489 gene encoding DNA polymerase eta-like isoform X3, protein MPVARPETSDARVIAHVDMDCFYVQVEQRKQPELRGLPTAVVQYNEWQGGGLIAVSYEARKCGVKRVLDGVFRSMRGDEAKAACPEIQLVQVPVARGKADLNLYRSAGSEVVSILAQSGKCERASIDEVYLDLTDAAESMLADAPPESLELMDEEVLKSHILGLSRKDGDDFEESVRDWICRKDADRRDKLLSCGIILVAELRKQVLKETEFTCSAGIAHNKMLAKLASGMNKPAQQTVVPYAAVQELLSSLPIKKMKQLGGKLGTSLQTDLGVDTVGDLLQFSETKLQEHYGINTGTWLWNIARGISGEEVQGRLLPKSHGSGKTFPGPRALKSLSNVQHWLNQLSEELSERLSSDLEQNKRIASTLTLHASAFRSRDSDSHKKFPSKSCPLRYGVTKIQEDAFNLFQAALREYMGPFGSKPQGNKQETWRITGLSVSASKIVDIPSGTSSIMRYFQSQSTVPSRSADGCVQDHVVTPSASEGCSEQISTETQAVIPEEDTGVTYTFPNFETPDKDVDLVSEKDVVSCPSSEATDVPTQLESNRTSQTKRTGRKINNPKEKNRGMPSIVDIFKNYNASPPTKQETQEDSTVSPSTSKRANFSNSSHSSEVTQESEERRQQIDWGYKIDEIDQSVLNELPVEIQRELRRFLHPNKRLNTNSKSKGDGSTSSIAHYFPPLNR, encoded by the exons ATGCCGGTAGCGAGACCGGAGACATCGGATGCTAGGGTTATCGCTCATGTCGACATGGATTGCTTCTACGttcaag TGGAGCAAAGGAAGCAACCAGAGTTGAGAGGACTTCCTACTGCAGTTGTACAGTACAACGAATGGCAAGGTGGTGGTTTGATTGCTGTTAGTTATGAAGCACGTAAATGTGGCGTAAAGCG TGTTTTGGATGGAGTTTTCAGGTCAATGAGAGGTGATGAGGCTAAGGCTGCTTGCCCTGAAATTCAATTGGTTCAAGTTCCTGTTGCTCGTGGTAAAGCTGACCTGAATTTATATCGCAGTGCGGGTTCTGAG GTGGTTTCGATTCTAGCACAAAGCGGTAAATGTGAAAGGGCTTCTATTGATGAAGTGTATCTTGACCTCACTGATGCAGCAGAAAGCATGCTTGCTGATGCACCTCCAGAGAGTTTGGAATTGATGGACGAAGAAGTTCTTAAATCCCATATTCTTGGATTAAGCAGAAAG GATGGAGATGATTTCGAGGAGAGTGTCCGTGATTGGATATGTCGAAAAGATGCTGATCGTCGTGACAAGTTATTAAGTTGTGGGATTATTCTTGTTGCAGAACTCCGGAAACAGGTGCTTAAGGAGACTGAGTTTACTTGTTCTGCTGGAATAGCCCATAACAAG ATGCTAGCTAAACTTGCTAGTGGGATGAATAAACCTGCCCAGCAAACCGTTGTACCATATGCAGCTGTGCAGGAACTTCTCAGTTCCTTGCCAATAAAGAAAAT GAAACAGCTGGGAGGAAAGCTGGGCACTAGCTTGCAAACTGATCTGGGAGTTGACACTGTGGGGGACTTGTTGCAATTTTCTGAAACAAAGCTGCAAGAACATTATGGAATAAATACGGG TACATGGTTATGGAATATCGCAAGAGGGATCAGTGGAGAAGAAGTGCAAGGTCGCCTTCTCCCCAAAAGTCATGGTTCAGGAAAGACATTTCCCGGACCTCGTGCTTTGAAGTCACTCTCAAAT GTTCAGCATTGGCTGAATCAGCTTTCCGAAGAACTAAGCGAGCGCCTCAGTTCTGACTTGGAGCAGAATAAGCGGATTGCGAGTACCCTTACCCTTCATGCTAGCGCTTTCAGA TCAAGGGATTCAGATTCTCATAAGAAATTTCCTTCAAAATCATGTCCGCTGAGATATGGAGTGACCAAGATCCAAGAAGATGCATTTAATCTGTTCCAAGCTGCCTTACGTGAGTACATGGGACCTTTCGGGAGCAAACCCCAAGGAAATAAGCAAGAGACATGGAGAATAACAGGCCTTTCTGTTTCTGCAAGTAAAATTGTTGATATACCATCT GGAACAAGCTCGATCATGAGATATTTTCAAAGTCAATCTACTGTTCCTTCTCGTTCAGCAGATGGTTGTGTTCAAGATCATGTGGTGACTCCTTCAG CTAGTGAAGGTTGTTCAGAACAGATATCAACAGAAACCCAAGCAGTAATACCTGAGGAAGACACCGGTGTAACTTATACTTTTCCTAATTTTGAAACTCCAGATAAAGACGTCGATTTAGTCTCTGAAAAG GACGTTGTCTCTTGTCCATCAAGTGAAGCAACGGATGTTCCTACCCAATTAGAATCAAACAGAACCTCACAAACAAAGAGAACTGGGCGGAAGATAAACAACCCGAAAGAAAAGAATCGA GGAATGCCATCAATTGTCGATATTTTCAAGAATTACAATGCAAGTCCTCCAACGAAGCAAGAGACTCAAGAAGATTCCACAGTGTCCCCCTCAACCAGTAAAAGAGCCAACTTCAGTAACAGCAGCCATAGTAGTGAAGTGACTCAAGAAtcagaagagagaagacaacAAATAGATTGGGGCTACAAGATCGATGAAATCGATCAATCAGTTTTGAATGAATTACCAGTTGAGATTCAAAGAGAACTCAGGAGATTCCTACACCCTAATAAGCGGCTTAACACCAATAGTAAAAGCAAAGGTGATGGTTCTACTTCAAGCATTGCTCATTATTTCCCACCACTGAATAGATAG
- the LOC104760489 gene encoding DNA polymerase eta-like isoform X2 — protein sequence MPLARPETSDARVIAHVDMDCFYVQVEQRKQPELRGLPTAVVQYNEWQGGGLIAVSYEARKCGVKRVLDGVFRSMRGDEAKAACPEIQLVQVPVARGKADLNLYRSAGSEVVSILAQSGKCERASIDEVYLDLTDAAESMLADAPPESLELMDEEVLKSHILGLSRKDGDDFEESVRDWICRKDADRRDKLLSCGIILVAELRKQVLKETEFTCSAGIAHNKMLAKLASGMNKPAQQTVVPYAAVQELLSSLPIKKMKQLGGKLGTSLQTDLGVDTVGDLLQFSETKLQEHYGINTGTWLWNIARGISGEEVQGRLLPKSHGSGKTFPGPRALKSLSNVQHWLNQLSEELSERLSSDLEQNKRIASTLTLHASAFRSRDSDSHKKFPSKSCPLRYGVTKIQEDAFNLFQAALREYMGPFGSKPQGNKQETWRITGLSVSASKIVDIPSGTSSIMRYFQSQSTVPSRSADGCVQDHVVTPSASEGCSEQISTETQAVIPEEDTGVTYTFPNFETPDKDVDLVSEKDVVSCPSSEATDVPTQLESNRTSQTKRTGRKINNPKEKNRGMPSIVDIFKNYNASPPTKQETQEDSTVSPSTSKRANFSNSSHSSEVTQESEERRQQIDWGYKIDEIDQSVLNELPVEIQRELRRFLHPNKRLNTNSKSKGDGSTSSIAHYFPPLNR from the exons ATGCCGCTAGCCAGACCGGAGACATCGGATGCTAGGGTTATCGCTCATGTGGACATGGATTGCTTCTACGTTCAAG TGGAGCAAAGGAAGCAACCAGAGTTGAGAGGACTTCCTACTGCAGTTGTACAGTACAACGAATGGCAAGGTGGTGGTTTGATTGCTGTTAGTTATGAAGCACGTAAATGTGGCGTAAAGCG TGTTTTGGATGGAGTTTTCAGGTCAATGAGAGGTGATGAGGCTAAGGCTGCTTGCCCTGAAATTCAATTGGTTCAAGTTCCTGTTGCTCGTGGTAAAGCTGACCTGAATTTATATCGCAGTGCGGGTTCTGAG GTGGTTTCGATTCTAGCACAAAGCGGTAAATGTGAAAGGGCTTCTATTGATGAAGTGTATCTTGACCTCACTGATGCAGCAGAAAGCATGCTTGCTGATGCACCTCCAGAGAGTTTGGAATTGATGGACGAAGAAGTTCTTAAATCCCATATTCTTGGATTAAGCAGAAAG GATGGAGATGATTTCGAGGAGAGTGTCCGTGATTGGATATGTCGAAAAGATGCTGATCGTCGTGACAAGTTATTAAGTTGTGGGATTATTCTTGTTGCAGAACTCCGGAAACAGGTGCTTAAGGAGACTGAGTTTACTTGTTCTGCTGGAATAGCCCATAACAAG ATGCTAGCTAAACTTGCTAGTGGGATGAATAAACCTGCCCAGCAAACCGTTGTACCATATGCAGCTGTGCAGGAACTTCTCAGTTCCTTGCCAATAAAGAAAAT GAAACAGCTGGGAGGAAAGCTGGGCACTAGCTTGCAAACTGATCTGGGAGTTGACACTGTGGGGGACTTGTTGCAATTTTCTGAAACAAAGCTGCAAGAACATTATGGAATAAATACGGG TACATGGTTATGGAATATCGCAAGAGGGATCAGTGGAGAAGAAGTGCAAGGTCGCCTTCTCCCCAAAAGTCATGGTTCAGGAAAGACATTTCCCGGACCTCGTGCTTTGAAGTCACTCTCAAAT GTTCAGCATTGGCTGAATCAGCTTTCCGAAGAACTAAGCGAGCGCCTCAGTTCTGACTTGGAGCAGAATAAGCGGATTGCGAGTACCCTTACCCTTCATGCTAGCGCTTTCAGA TCAAGGGATTCAGATTCTCATAAGAAATTTCCTTCAAAATCATGTCCGCTGAGATATGGAGTGACCAAG ATCCAAGAAGATGCATTTAATCTGTTCCAAGCTGCCTTACGTGAGTACATGGGACCTTTCGGGAGCAAACCCCAAGGAAATAAGCAAGAGACATGGAGAATAACAGGCCTTTCTGTTTCTGCAAGTAAAATTGTTGATATACCATCT GGAACAAGCTCGATCATGAGATATTTTCAAAGTCAATCTACTGTTCCTTCTCGTTCAGCAGATGGTTGTGTTCAAGATCATGTGGTGACTCCTTCAG CTAGTGAAGGTTGTTCAGAACAGATATCAACAGAAACCCAAGCAGTAATACCTGAGGAAGACACCGGTGTAACTTATACTTTTCCTAATTTTGAAACTCCAGATAAAGACGTCGATTTAGTCTCTGAAAAG GACGTTGTCTCTTGTCCATCAAGTGAAGCAACGGATGTTCCTACCCAATTAGAATCAAACAGAACCTCACAAACAAAGAGAACTGGGCGGAAGATAAACAACCCGAAAGAAAAGAATCGA GGAATGCCATCAATTGTCGATATTTTCAAGAATTACAATGCAAGTCCTCCAACGAAGCAAGAGACTCAAGAAGATTCCACAGTGTCCCCCTCAACCAGTAAAAGAGCCAACTTCAGTAACAGCAGCCATAGTAGTGAAGTGACTCAAGAAtcagaagagagaagacaacAAATAGATTGGGGCTACAAGATCGATGAAATCGATCAATCAGTTTTGAATGAATTACCAGTTGAGATTCAAAGAGAACTCAGGAGATTCCTACACCCTAATAAGCGGCTTAACACCAATAGTAAAAGCAAAGGTGATGGTTCTACTTCAAGCATTGCTCATTATTTCCCACCACTGAATAGATAG
- the LOC104760489 gene encoding DNA polymerase eta-like isoform X6 encodes MRLRLLALKFNWFKFLLLVVVSILAQSGKCERASIDEVYLDLTDAAESMLADAPPESLELMDEEVLKSHILGLSRKDGDDFEESVRDWICRKDADRRDKLLSCGIILVAELRKQVLKETEFTCSAGIAHNKMLAKLASGMNKPAQQTVVPYAAVQELLSSLPIKKMKQLGGKLGTSLQTDLGVDTVGDLLQFSETKLQEHYGINTGTWLWNIARGISGEEVQGRLLPKSHGSGKTFPGPRALKSLSNVQHWLNQLSEELSERLSSDLEQNKRIASTLTLHASAFRSRDSDSHKKFPSKSCPLRYGVTKIQEDAFNLFQAALREYMGPFGSKPQGNKQETWRITGLSVSASKIVDIPSGTSSIMRYFQSQSTVPSRSADGCVQDHVVTPSASEGCSEQISTETQAVIPEEDTGVTYTFPNFETPDKDVDLVSEKDVVSCPSSEATDVPTQLESNRTSQTKRTGRKINNPKEKNRGMPSIVDIFKNYNASPPTKQETQEDSTVSPSTSKRANFSNSSHSSEVTQESEERRQQIDWGYKIDEIDQSVLNELPVEIQRELRRFLHPNKRLNTNSKSKGDGSTSSIAHYFPPLNR; translated from the exons ATGAGGCTAAGGCTGCTTGCCCTGAAATTCAATTGGTTCAAGTTCCTGTTGCTCGTG GTGGTTTCGATTCTAGCACAAAGCGGTAAATGTGAAAGGGCTTCTATTGATGAAGTGTATCTTGACCTCACTGATGCAGCAGAAAGCATGCTTGCTGATGCACCTCCAGAGAGTTTGGAATTGATGGACGAAGAAGTTCTTAAATCCCATATTCTTGGATTAAGCAGAAAG GATGGAGATGATTTCGAGGAGAGTGTCCGTGATTGGATATGTCGAAAAGATGCTGATCGTCGTGACAAGTTATTAAGTTGTGGGATTATTCTTGTTGCAGAACTCCGGAAACAGGTGCTTAAGGAGACTGAGTTTACTTGTTCTGCTGGAATAGCCCATAACAAG ATGCTAGCTAAACTTGCTAGTGGGATGAATAAACCTGCCCAGCAAACCGTTGTACCATATGCAGCTGTGCAGGAACTTCTCAGTTCCTTGCCAATAAAGAAAAT GAAACAGCTGGGAGGAAAGCTGGGCACTAGCTTGCAAACTGATCTGGGAGTTGACACTGTGGGGGACTTGTTGCAATTTTCTGAAACAAAGCTGCAAGAACATTATGGAATAAATACGGG TACATGGTTATGGAATATCGCAAGAGGGATCAGTGGAGAAGAAGTGCAAGGTCGCCTTCTCCCCAAAAGTCATGGTTCAGGAAAGACATTTCCCGGACCTCGTGCTTTGAAGTCACTCTCAAAT GTTCAGCATTGGCTGAATCAGCTTTCCGAAGAACTAAGCGAGCGCCTCAGTTCTGACTTGGAGCAGAATAAGCGGATTGCGAGTACCCTTACCCTTCATGCTAGCGCTTTCAGA TCAAGGGATTCAGATTCTCATAAGAAATTTCCTTCAAAATCATGTCCGCTGAGATATGGAGTGACCAAGATCCAAGAAGATGCATTTAATCTGTTCCAAGCTGCCTTACGTGAGTACATGGGACCTTTCGGGAGCAAACCCCAAGGAAATAAGCAAGAGACATGGAGAATAACAGGCCTTTCTGTTTCTGCAAGTAAAATTGTTGATATACCATCT GGAACAAGCTCGATCATGAGATATTTTCAAAGTCAATCTACTGTTCCTTCTCGTTCAGCAGATGGTTGTGTTCAAGATCATGTGGTGACTCCTTCAG CTAGTGAAGGTTGTTCAGAACAGATATCAACAGAAACCCAAGCAGTAATACCTGAGGAAGACACCGGTGTAACTTATACTTTTCCTAATTTTGAAACTCCAGATAAAGACGTCGATTTAGTCTCTGAAAAG GACGTTGTCTCTTGTCCATCAAGTGAAGCAACGGATGTTCCTACCCAATTAGAATCAAACAGAACCTCACAAACAAAGAGAACTGGGCGGAAGATAAACAACCCGAAAGAAAAGAATCGA GGAATGCCATCAATTGTCGATATTTTCAAGAATTACAATGCAAGTCCTCCAACGAAGCAAGAGACTCAAGAAGATTCCACAGTGTCCCCCTCAACCAGTAAAAGAGCCAACTTCAGTAACAGCAGCCATAGTAGTGAAGTGACTCAAGAAtcagaagagagaagacaacAAATAGATTGGGGCTACAAGATCGATGAAATCGATCAATCAGTTTTGAATGAATTACCAGTTGAGATTCAAAGAGAACTCAGGAGATTCCTACACCCTAATAAGCGGCTTAACACCAATAGTAAAAGCAAAGGTGATGGTTCTACTTCAAGCATTGCTCATTATTTCCCACCACTGAATAGATAG